Proteins encoded together in one Synechococcus sp. A15-62 window:
- a CDS encoding 2-phosphosulfolactate phosphatase family protein has translation MQISYFHVPAEMPQDLRPDAAVVIDVLRATTTIAWALHNGAEAVQAFASLDDLRAAAAGWPADSRLLLGERGGQMLEGFDLGNSPVAVTPEQVAGKRLFMSTTNGTRALDRVREVPLLLTAALPNREAVAQRLLAKQPSHVAIVGSGWEGAYSLEDSLAAGALGHRLLELDPTESSAANDELTSAVSLWRQWQSDPEACLRTATHGQRLIRLGDHDADFRCCAGLDQLSVVPTQVEPGVLRAA, from the coding sequence ATGCAGATCTCCTACTTTCATGTGCCGGCAGAGATGCCGCAGGACCTTCGCCCTGATGCGGCGGTGGTGATTGACGTGCTGCGGGCTACCACCACCATTGCCTGGGCACTGCACAACGGCGCTGAGGCGGTGCAGGCTTTCGCCAGCCTCGACGACCTGCGCGCTGCGGCAGCGGGGTGGCCTGCCGATTCGCGTCTGCTGCTTGGTGAGCGCGGTGGGCAGATGCTCGAGGGGTTTGATCTGGGTAATTCACCCGTTGCTGTGACGCCGGAGCAGGTGGCTGGTAAGCGCCTGTTCATGAGCACCACCAATGGCACCCGCGCTCTCGATCGTGTCCGCGAGGTTCCCCTGCTGCTAACGGCGGCGTTGCCGAACCGCGAGGCCGTGGCCCAGCGCTTGCTGGCCAAGCAACCCAGCCACGTGGCGATTGTCGGCAGCGGTTGGGAGGGGGCCTACTCCCTCGAGGATTCCCTGGCCGCTGGTGCCTTGGGGCATCGCTTGCTGGAGCTGGATCCCACCGAGAGCAGCGCCGCCAATGACGAACTCACCTCGGCCGTCTCACTCTGGCGTCAGTGGCAATCCGATCCTGAGGCCTGTCTGCGCACGGCGACCCACGGTCAGCGCTTGATTCGCCTTGGCGATCACGACGCTGATTTCCGCTGCTGTGCCGGGCTTGATCAGCTGAGTGTCGTTCCGACACAGGTCGAGCCTGGGGTGCTTCGGGCGGCCTGA
- a CDS encoding carbon-nitrogen hydrolase family protein: MSDFLAAAVQLTSGQDPELNFNAAEEQIDLAARRGAELIGLPENFAFMGEDTRRLELAPTLAEQTSRFLVTMARRYQVALLGGGFPVPVGDGSRTLNRAELVDRDGMLLGRYDKIHLFDVDLPDGNTYRESATVNPGRDLPPVVEIPGLCKVGLSICYDVRFPELYRHLVGAGADLLMIPAAFTAFTGKDHWQVLLQARAIENTAYVLAPAQTGVHHGRRQSHGHALVIDPWGTVLADAGVQAGAAIAPVNTSHLGHVRGQMPSLRHRQPALF, from the coding sequence GTGAGCGACTTCCTGGCGGCTGCTGTCCAGCTGACGAGCGGTCAGGATCCAGAGCTCAACTTCAATGCGGCTGAAGAGCAGATCGACCTGGCTGCCCGCCGTGGTGCCGAGCTGATCGGCCTGCCGGAGAACTTCGCCTTTATGGGTGAAGACACCCGCCGCCTGGAGTTGGCCCCGACCCTGGCTGAGCAGACCAGTCGCTTTCTGGTGACCATGGCGCGTCGCTATCAGGTGGCGCTGCTCGGCGGAGGCTTTCCCGTGCCGGTGGGTGATGGATCGCGAACCCTGAACCGCGCTGAGCTCGTTGACCGTGACGGCATGCTCCTGGGCCGTTACGACAAAATTCACCTCTTTGATGTCGACCTGCCGGACGGCAACACCTATCGCGAGTCGGCAACGGTGAACCCAGGTAGGGATTTGCCTCCGGTGGTTGAGATTCCCGGTCTCTGCAAGGTGGGGCTGTCCATTTGCTACGACGTGCGGTTTCCTGAGCTCTATCGCCATCTCGTCGGTGCCGGCGCAGACCTGCTGATGATTCCTGCGGCATTCACAGCCTTCACCGGAAAAGACCACTGGCAGGTGCTTCTGCAGGCCAGGGCCATTGAGAACACGGCCTATGTACTGGCTCCGGCCCAGACCGGTGTGCATCACGGTCGGCGGCAAAGCCATGGCCACGCCCTGGTGATTGATCCCTGGGGAACGGTCCTTGCTGATGCAGGTGTGCAGGCTGGAGCTGCCATTGCTCCGGTCAACACGAGTCACCTCGGCCATGTTCGGGGTCAGATGCCGAGCCTTCGGCACCGCCAACCCGCTCTGTTCTGA
- a CDS encoding N-acetylmuramoyl-L-alanine amidase, whose amino-acid sequence MVPASSRRLAWLLAAALQCTAFTQALPARAASALAAWAFTEQGVLKLRTSRNARLEAFFQAASDGRGTRVWIDIPGELRFPRRLAGRGAVREIRLGKPRAGATRLVVEFRPDVDLNPNDLRLRGTAPDRWELVFTGLPTRGLDDFGEGDLTGRATAWLPPGGFRPTRTPVDPSGLPTVARNRYRIVIDPGHGGPDPGAIGIRGLRETDVVLDVSLQVADLLRARGVDVRLTRTREVDVDLPPRVSLANRSGATAFVSIHANALSMNRPDVNGIETFFFSDPRSGRLASYLQQQMMDVSPGTPNRGVRRGRFFVIRRSTMPSALVEMGFVTGAIDAPRLANADHRRRLALALAAGILNYLKQEVR is encoded by the coding sequence ATGGTTCCGGCGTCGTCTCGACGGCTGGCCTGGCTTTTGGCCGCGGCCCTGCAGTGCACTGCCTTCACTCAGGCATTGCCTGCCCGAGCCGCCAGTGCATTGGCCGCCTGGGCTTTCACCGAGCAGGGGGTCCTCAAGCTGCGCACCAGCCGGAATGCTCGTTTGGAGGCGTTTTTTCAGGCCGCCAGCGATGGCCGCGGCACCAGGGTCTGGATTGATATCCCTGGTGAGCTGAGGTTCCCGCGTCGCCTGGCCGGACGGGGTGCAGTCCGTGAGATTCGGTTGGGCAAACCCCGTGCCGGTGCCACCCGTCTGGTGGTGGAATTCCGCCCTGATGTGGATCTCAACCCCAACGATCTGCGCCTGCGTGGAACCGCTCCGGATCGCTGGGAACTGGTGTTCACCGGCCTGCCCACCCGCGGCTTGGATGATTTTGGTGAAGGCGATCTCACCGGTCGTGCCACGGCCTGGCTCCCACCCGGTGGATTCCGTCCCACCCGAACGCCGGTGGATCCTTCCGGGTTGCCAACGGTCGCCCGCAACCGCTATCGCATCGTCATCGACCCCGGCCATGGAGGCCCTGATCCTGGGGCTATAGGCATTCGCGGTCTGCGCGAGACCGACGTGGTTCTGGATGTGTCGCTGCAGGTGGCTGATCTGCTTCGGGCCAGGGGCGTGGACGTGCGCTTGACCCGCACGCGGGAGGTGGATGTGGACCTGCCGCCGCGGGTGTCCCTGGCAAATCGCAGCGGGGCCACGGCTTTCGTGAGCATCCATGCCAATGCCCTGAGCATGAACCGTCCGGATGTGAACGGGATCGAGACGTTCTTCTTCTCGGACCCCCGTTCTGGACGTCTGGCGTCCTATTTGCAGCAGCAGATGATGGATGTGTCCCCCGGAACACCGAATCGCGGCGTCAGACGCGGCCGCTTCTTCGTGATCCGGCGCAGCACCATGCCTTCGGCTCTGGTGGAGATGGGATTTGTCACCGGGGCGATTGACGCGCCGCGGCTGGCCAACGCTGACCATCGCCGCCGCCTGGCCTTGGCCCTGGCGGCCGGCATCCTCAACTATCTGAAGCAGGAGGTGCGATGA
- the murI gene encoding glutamate racemase, protein MTPQLLGFFDSGLGGLTVLCRVLERHGSVPCVYLGDTARVPYGNRQPDDIRRIAAEVVGWLRDQKVSTVVMACNTTNALARDVAEGQAGAPVIGLIGAAAAMVETRRVGVLATPATVASSAYRASIEALHPGSMVIEQACPAFVPLIEAGDMNSDDLRHAAQAYLEPLLAASVESIVLGCTHYPLMVPLLRQLLPESVQIIDPAIGVARQLDAVLGAPGPISAVPRPFSLESCRFCVTADPDGFAMRATPWLGQRPDVSLQLLQD, encoded by the coding sequence ATGACGCCGCAACTGCTGGGGTTCTTCGACAGCGGCCTGGGCGGCTTGACGGTGCTGTGCCGGGTGCTCGAACGCCATGGATCGGTGCCCTGCGTCTACCTCGGTGACACAGCCCGGGTTCCCTACGGGAACCGTCAACCGGATGACATTCGGCGCATCGCCGCTGAAGTGGTGGGTTGGTTGCGCGACCAAAAGGTCTCCACGGTGGTGATGGCCTGCAACACCACCAATGCCCTGGCGAGGGATGTGGCCGAGGGGCAGGCCGGGGCCCCGGTGATCGGTCTGATCGGCGCCGCCGCCGCGATGGTGGAAACACGCCGTGTTGGAGTGCTGGCCACACCAGCCACTGTGGCCTCTTCGGCCTACCGAGCCAGCATCGAAGCGCTTCACCCTGGGTCGATGGTGATTGAGCAGGCCTGTCCTGCCTTTGTTCCCCTGATCGAAGCCGGGGATATGAACAGCGATGACCTTCGCCATGCGGCCCAGGCCTATCTCGAACCCTTGCTGGCGGCTTCCGTGGAGTCGATCGTGCTGGGTTGCACCCATTACCCCTTGATGGTTCCACTGTTGCGTCAGCTTCTGCCGGAGTCCGTCCAGATCATTGACCCGGCCATTGGGGTGGCCCGTCAACTGGATGCTGTTTTGGGGGCACCGGGGCCGATTTCGGCTGTCCCACGTCCATTTTCCCTGGAGAGTTGCCGCTTCTGCGTCACCGCTGACCCCGATGGCTTCGCGATGCGTGCCACCCCTTGGCTGGGCCAGCGGCCTGACGTCAGCCTTCAGCTGCTGCAGGACTGA
- the sds gene encoding solanesyl diphosphate synthase, with amino-acid sequence MSTVTELLQPVETDLEILLGDLRSLIGAGHPILQAAAEHLFSAGGKRLRPGIVLLLSRALSEQGDLSPRHRRLAEITEMIHTASLVHDDVVDEASTRRGVDTVHSRFDARVAVLAGDFLFAQASWHLANLDDLDVVKLLSRVIMDLADGEVKQGLYRFDTSQTFETYLEKSYCKTASLIANSCRAAGVLSGCSPTQLDSLYQFGRQLGLAFQVVDDILDFTGNDQQLGKPAASDLASGYLTAPTFYALEEHPSLQPLIDRQFSEPGDLDKALEMVRASKAIERTRELAETFARESRESIAWLPESAAQRALMELPDFVLSRLY; translated from the coding sequence ATGAGCACCGTTACCGAGCTACTCCAACCGGTAGAGACAGATCTTGAAATCCTGCTCGGAGACCTGCGCAGCCTGATTGGAGCTGGACACCCCATTCTTCAGGCTGCTGCGGAACATCTGTTCAGTGCCGGCGGCAAGCGTTTGCGTCCCGGCATTGTTCTTCTGCTGTCGCGGGCCCTCTCAGAGCAAGGAGATCTCTCGCCCCGCCATCGCCGCCTGGCCGAGATCACAGAAATGATCCACACGGCCTCGCTCGTTCACGACGACGTGGTGGATGAGGCTTCCACGCGGCGTGGTGTGGACACGGTCCACAGCCGTTTTGACGCTCGCGTTGCCGTTCTCGCCGGTGACTTTCTCTTTGCCCAGGCCAGCTGGCACCTCGCCAACCTCGATGACCTCGACGTGGTGAAGCTGCTCAGCCGCGTGATCATGGATCTCGCGGATGGGGAGGTGAAGCAGGGCCTCTACCGCTTCGACACGTCCCAAACCTTTGAGACTTACCTCGAAAAGAGCTATTGCAAGACGGCATCCTTGATTGCCAACAGCTGCCGTGCTGCAGGTGTACTCAGCGGTTGCTCGCCGACCCAGCTCGACAGCCTCTACCAATTCGGCCGCCAGCTGGGTCTGGCCTTCCAGGTGGTTGACGACATCCTCGATTTCACCGGAAACGACCAGCAGCTCGGCAAGCCCGCAGCCAGTGATCTCGCCAGCGGCTACCTCACCGCGCCCACCTTCTATGCCCTTGAGGAGCACCCATCGCTGCAGCCGTTGATCGATCGCCAGTTCTCCGAGCCCGGTGATCTGGACAAGGCGCTGGAGATGGTGCGGGCCTCCAAGGCGATTGAACGCACCCGTGAGCTTGCGGAAACCTTTGCCCGCGAATCCCGTGAATCAATCGCCTGGCTGCCGGAATCTGCGGCGCAACGCGCCTTGATGGAACTGCCGGACTTCGTCCTCAGCCGTCTGTACTAA
- a CDS encoding HAD family phosphatase has protein sequence MKLPPAACLFDLDGLLLDTEPLHGRGWKEAAAHFGTQLSEAQLMQLKGRRRLDCATQVDAWLAEPVGMDALLAVQQPIVRALLPDAAPMPAAQELVTHCHKRDIPMALVTSSSRDAVEFKAAPHPWLEQIQERVYGDDPDLDAGKPDPAPFRLAAQRLGLHPNHCWALEDSQAGCKSAHGAGCQVWLVSPKGSDQANLNTNPCSINSLSVVLRLLS, from the coding sequence ATGAAACTGCCACCTGCCGCTTGCCTGTTCGATCTGGATGGACTTCTGCTCGACACCGAGCCGCTGCATGGCCGTGGCTGGAAGGAAGCCGCGGCCCACTTCGGCACCCAGCTGAGCGAGGCCCAGTTGATGCAGTTGAAGGGCCGTCGCCGACTCGACTGTGCGACCCAGGTGGATGCATGGCTGGCCGAACCTGTGGGCATGGATGCCCTGTTGGCGGTGCAGCAGCCGATCGTTCGTGCCCTGCTTCCGGATGCTGCCCCGATGCCTGCCGCCCAAGAGCTTGTGACGCATTGCCATAAGCGGGACATCCCCATGGCGCTTGTCACCAGCAGCAGCCGCGACGCGGTTGAATTCAAAGCAGCCCCCCATCCCTGGCTTGAGCAGATCCAGGAAAGGGTCTATGGCGACGATCCCGACCTTGATGCGGGCAAACCCGACCCTGCACCCTTCCGGCTTGCCGCCCAACGCCTAGGCCTCCACCCCAACCACTGCTGGGCCCTGGAGGATTCCCAGGCCGGCTGCAAATCAGCCCATGGCGCCGGCTGTCAGGTCTGGCTGGTGAGCCCCAAGGGATCAGACCAAGCCAACCTGAACACCAACCCCTGTTCCATCAACAGCCTGTCTGTTGTGTTGAGGCTGTTGTCTTGA